One Candidatus Nanopelagicales bacterium DNA window includes the following coding sequences:
- a CDS encoding glutamyl-tRNA reductase produces the protein MVMVMLGASHHDVTLDEVSRLALATEGLAPRLTAASADIKGAVVLSTCNRFEIYLDLERFHDAVELTTSSVAQAAGLDSGFVVDAMRVVVGTAVGQHLFSVASGLESMVVGEDEIAGQVRQALATAQTEGTTSPSLERLMQRALATSKSVTSSTGLGAAGRSIVSVGLDVAEQRYGSVAGRRALVLGTGSYARVVTAALQKRGCVDIQVYSSSGRANQFAQNREVSPVGPEGLVAAVASADIIAACSGSAEYLINRELMERAHVLRDKTAHPVVPIIDLALSPDIDPDVTTCECADVINLEVIREFAPREHSSAILEAQDIVLQAVSEFELSESGRTADHAVVAMRQHVMSIINEELERISTRVDAETAEEVARALHRVSNSILHTPSVRAQELARTGEFADYQKAIHTLFGIELDARG, from the coding sequence ATGGTCATGGTGATGCTTGGTGCAAGCCACCATGACGTCACCCTTGATGAAGTCAGTCGCTTGGCATTAGCCACCGAAGGGTTGGCTCCTCGATTAACCGCTGCTAGTGCGGACATCAAAGGCGCAGTCGTTCTCTCCACGTGCAATCGCTTTGAAATCTATCTCGACCTCGAGCGCTTTCATGATGCAGTTGAACTCACGACATCTTCTGTTGCTCAAGCCGCTGGGCTTGATTCAGGTTTCGTTGTCGACGCGATGCGCGTCGTGGTTGGCACTGCCGTTGGTCAGCACCTCTTCTCCGTTGCCTCTGGTCTTGAGTCCATGGTCGTTGGCGAAGATGAGATCGCCGGCCAGGTGCGCCAAGCATTGGCGACGGCGCAAACTGAAGGCACAACGTCCCCAAGCCTTGAACGCTTAATGCAACGTGCACTAGCAACTTCGAAGTCAGTAACCAGCTCTACGGGCTTGGGCGCTGCTGGGCGTTCAATCGTCAGTGTTGGTCTTGATGTTGCTGAGCAGCGTTATGGGTCTGTTGCTGGTCGCCGTGCTCTTGTGCTTGGCACAGGTTCGTATGCTCGGGTTGTTACCGCTGCTCTACAAAAGCGTGGTTGTGTTGACATTCAGGTGTACTCATCATCTGGACGTGCAAATCAATTTGCACAAAATCGAGAAGTCTCGCCAGTCGGCCCTGAAGGATTGGTCGCCGCAGTTGCGAGTGCAGACATCATCGCTGCGTGCAGCGGGTCTGCCGAGTACTTGATCAATCGTGAATTGATGGAACGCGCACATGTCCTTCGCGATAAGACTGCTCACCCAGTTGTACCAATCATTGACTTAGCACTTTCGCCAGATATTGATCCCGATGTCACAACTTGCGAATGTGCGGATGTGATTAATCTTGAAGTGATTCGAGAATTTGCTCCGCGTGAACATTCATCGGCAATTCTTGAAGCTCAGGACATCGTGCTTCAAGCTGTCTCGGAGTTTGAGCTCTCAGAGTCAGGCCGCACCGCTGACCATGCTGTTGTCGCGATGCGCCAACACGTGATGTCGATCATCAATGAAGAGTTGGAACGCATCAGTACTCGCGTTGATGCAGAAACCGCAGAAGAAGTAGCGCGAGCACTCCACCGCGTTTCAAATTCCATCTTGCACACGCCATCGGTTCGTGCTCAGGAACTTGCACGCACAGGTGAGTTCGCTGACTACCAAAAGGCAATCCACACGCTCTTTGGTATTGAACTCGATGCCCGCGGCTAA
- the hemC gene encoding hydroxymethylbilane synthase produces MPAANPIRLGTRASLLARTQSATVGNALAAITHREWEEILIRTPGDDTTTSLNQPGNPGLFVSTLRRALIAGEVDVIVHSFKDLPSAPEPGITLAAVPLREDPRDVLVCRDDLTFATLPHGAKVGTSSPRRAAMLLAQRPDLQIEPIRGNIDTRMRKAIDGDVDAVVLAYAGIARIGRTEMISEILDPLEVVPAPAQGALAIECRSGDELESFIAQLQDPVSRITTAAEREVLVGINAECTTAIGAYATFDGAQLVLTAELFDRDERSRVHLRESLAVTDVMQARAMGLRAAAELLRPSEHKPVLLVRASDNEADASALKSLGISSITDSYLHMTQSASSVDANRMLAQLRVGVDWFVVTSQVAIPSWANLVGRDELATAFKDATQRGMKIAVVGAKTAETVRALGVDVDLIPREPSAAGLLKEMPDGVGSILFPHGSIAMRALPDGLSASGATVHEGVVYETTVVAHVPVSTLLLEQDHIGALILRSPSAARAVHQKYGSAPQVPVVVSGPTTAAAATELGFHVAAISDSPAAEDMAAAIHHALNS; encoded by the coding sequence ATGCCCGCGGCTAATCCGATTCGACTCGGCACGCGCGCCAGCCTTCTTGCTCGAACCCAATCAGCAACAGTGGGTAATGCGCTTGCTGCAATTACTCATCGCGAGTGGGAAGAAATCCTTATTCGCACTCCTGGTGATGACACCACGACTTCGCTGAACCAACCTGGTAACCCAGGTTTGTTTGTTTCAACCTTGCGTCGCGCACTCATTGCTGGTGAAGTGGACGTGATCGTGCATTCATTCAAAGACTTACCAAGCGCACCTGAACCTGGCATCACGCTTGCAGCCGTGCCGCTTCGCGAGGATCCGCGCGACGTGTTGGTGTGTCGTGATGATTTGACCTTCGCAACCTTGCCACATGGTGCAAAGGTTGGCACGAGCTCGCCGCGTCGCGCTGCAATGTTGTTGGCGCAACGCCCAGACCTTCAGATCGAACCGATTCGCGGCAATATCGACACCCGCATGCGCAAAGCAATTGACGGCGACGTTGATGCGGTGGTATTGGCCTACGCCGGCATTGCGCGCATTGGTCGGACGGAAATGATCAGCGAGATTCTTGATCCGCTAGAAGTAGTGCCTGCACCAGCTCAGGGCGCTCTTGCAATTGAATGTCGCTCAGGCGATGAGTTAGAAAGCTTCATAGCTCAACTACAAGATCCAGTCTCGCGCATCACCACTGCAGCAGAACGCGAAGTCCTGGTTGGTATCAATGCTGAATGCACCACAGCAATCGGCGCCTATGCAACCTTTGATGGTGCGCAGTTGGTGCTCACTGCAGAACTCTTTGATCGTGACGAACGGTCGAGAGTGCATCTGCGTGAATCACTGGCAGTAACCGATGTGATGCAAGCCAGAGCGATGGGCTTGCGTGCGGCGGCGGAGCTCCTTCGACCGAGTGAACATAAGCCCGTGTTGTTAGTGCGCGCGAGTGATAACGAAGCTGATGCGTCAGCGTTGAAGTCGCTGGGTATTTCGTCAATCACTGACTCCTATTTACACATGACTCAATCTGCATCGAGTGTTGATGCGAATCGCATGCTCGCCCAGTTGCGTGTCGGAGTCGATTGGTTTGTTGTGACGTCGCAAGTGGCGATACCAAGTTGGGCCAATTTGGTTGGTCGAGATGAACTTGCAACAGCATTCAAGGATGCAACTCAACGCGGCATGAAAATCGCAGTGGTTGGTGCAAAAACAGCCGAAACAGTTCGTGCACTCGGCGTTGACGTTGATCTCATTCCGCGCGAACCATCCGCTGCCGGCTTACTTAAGGAAATGCCTGACGGTGTTGGTTCAATTCTTTTTCCGCACGGCAGTATCGCCATGCGTGCACTTCCTGATGGCTTAAGTGCTAGTGGTGCAACAGTTCACGAAGGTGTTGTGTACGAAACAACAGTTGTCGCGCATGTGCCTGTATCGACTTTGTTGCTCGAACAAGATCACATCGGCGCGCTGATTCTGCGCTCACCAAGTGCTGCACGCGCTGTGCATCAGAAATATGGCAGCGCTCCGCAAGTTCCTGTCGTCGTTTCCGGGCCAACAACAGCCGCTGCTGCAACTGAACTGGGTTTTCACGTCGCTGCGATCTCGGACTCGCCGGCTGCCGAAGACATGGCCGCAGCCATTCATCACGCTTTGAATTCATAA
- a CDS encoding single-stranded DNA-binding protein, with the protein MHDITLTVVGNVVSDVSLRFSSAGDPVASFRIACTPRRFDRTTDRWIDSDTHYFGVSCWRDMAQNVVQSVTKGMPVVVHGRLRSREVERACGDASHKIRYQDIEARSVGPDLTRGVAAFTRVKRQSVVESEERLIADLQGAALALAEVDDIPEGVDPETGELLEDYARIAADQMESIPVGV; encoded by the coding sequence ATGCACGACATAACTTTGACGGTTGTTGGCAACGTAGTCAGCGATGTCTCACTTCGATTCAGTTCAGCAGGTGATCCGGTCGCCTCGTTCCGCATCGCTTGCACCCCACGTCGCTTTGATCGCACCACGGATCGGTGGATCGATAGCGATACGCATTACTTTGGCGTGAGCTGCTGGCGCGATATGGCACAAAACGTCGTTCAATCGGTTACCAAGGGGATGCCGGTGGTGGTGCACGGACGCTTGCGATCCCGTGAAGTGGAACGTGCTTGTGGCGATGCCAGCCACAAGATTCGTTACCAAGATATTGAAGCTCGCTCCGTTGGGCCAGACCTGACGCGGGGCGTTGCAGCCTTCACTCGAGTGAAGCGGCAGTCAGTAGTGGAAAGCGAAGAGCGACTCATTGCTGATCTGCAGGGCGCAGCCTTGGCACTTGCCGAGGTCGATGACATCCCGGAGGGCGTCGACCCGGAAACCGGTGAGTTGCTAGAGGACTACGCCCGAATCGCGGCAGATCAGATGGAATCCATCCCCGTTGGAGTCTGA
- the ettA gene encoding energy-dependent translational throttle protein EttA: MAEFIYTLSKARKAHGDKVVLDDVTLSFLPGAKIGVVGPNGAGKSSLLKIMAGMDDVSNGEAKLHEGFTVGFLQQEPKLDETKTVLENVQDGVAETKGMVDRFNAISAEMSNPDADFDALLAEMGQLQEAIDHRNAWDLDAQLEQAMDALRCPAPDSEIGVLSGGEKRRVALCQLLLRQPDLLLLDEPTNHLDAESVNWLEQHLEKYPGTVIAITHDRYFLDNVAQWILELDRGRAFPYEGNYSTYLDTKATRLKVEGAKDLKLQKRLTDELSWVRSNAKARQTKSRARLGRYEEMAAEADKARKLDMEEIQIPPGPRLGSVVVEAKNLTKAFGDRILIDDLSFTLPRNGIVGVIGPNGVGKTTLFKMIVDAATGGTDVDEKPTSGELKVGDTVKLSYVDQNRGGLDPEKNVWEVVSDGLDWIKVGNVEMPSRAYVSVFGFKGPDQQKPSRVLSGGERNRLNLALTLKMGGNLLLLDEPTNDLDVETLGSLENALLEFPGCAVITSHDRWFLDRIATHILAYEGDSQWFWYEGNFESYEKNKIERLGAEAARPHRATYRKLTRG; this comes from the coding sequence ATGGCCGAGTTCATTTACACCCTCAGTAAGGCACGCAAAGCACACGGCGACAAGGTTGTGCTTGACGATGTGACCCTCTCGTTTCTCCCTGGCGCCAAGATCGGCGTGGTGGGCCCAAACGGTGCTGGTAAGTCCAGCTTGCTGAAGATCATGGCCGGCATGGACGACGTTTCCAATGGCGAAGCCAAGCTCCACGAGGGATTCACCGTGGGTTTCCTCCAGCAGGAACCAAAGCTCGATGAAACCAAAACAGTCCTAGAAAACGTGCAAGACGGTGTTGCCGAAACCAAGGGCATGGTTGATCGCTTCAATGCGATCTCCGCTGAAATGTCGAACCCAGACGCAGATTTCGATGCACTCCTTGCTGAAATGGGTCAGCTCCAAGAAGCTATTGATCACCGCAATGCTTGGGATCTCGATGCTCAGCTTGAACAAGCCATGGATGCACTTCGCTGCCCAGCGCCAGATTCAGAAATCGGCGTGCTTTCTGGTGGCGAGAAGCGTCGCGTGGCGCTCTGCCAGCTCTTGCTTCGTCAGCCTGATCTCCTACTACTCGACGAACCAACCAACCACCTTGACGCTGAGAGTGTGAACTGGCTGGAACAGCACCTTGAGAAGTACCCAGGCACCGTGATCGCGATTACCCACGATAGGTACTTCCTGGACAATGTTGCGCAATGGATTTTGGAACTCGACCGCGGTCGCGCCTTCCCGTACGAAGGTAACTACTCCACATACCTCGATACCAAGGCAACCCGTTTGAAGGTTGAAGGTGCCAAGGACCTGAAGCTGCAAAAGCGTTTGACCGACGAACTTTCTTGGGTTCGTTCGAATGCCAAGGCTCGTCAGACAAAGAGCCGTGCTCGTCTTGGCCGCTACGAGGAAATGGCAGCAGAAGCCGACAAGGCACGCAAGCTCGACATGGAAGAAATTCAGATTCCACCTGGCCCGCGCTTGGGTTCAGTTGTTGTTGAGGCCAAGAACCTGACGAAAGCCTTCGGCGATCGCATTCTTATTGATGATCTTTCCTTCACACTTCCACGCAACGGCATTGTTGGTGTGATCGGACCTAACGGTGTTGGTAAGACCACGCTCTTCAAGATGATCGTGGATGCTGCAACTGGTGGCACCGACGTTGATGAGAAGCCAACGAGTGGTGAACTTAAGGTTGGTGACACCGTCAAGCTTTCATACGTTGATCAGAACCGTGGCGGTTTGGATCCAGAAAAGAATGTCTGGGAAGTTGTTTCTGACGGTCTTGACTGGATCAAGGTCGGAAACGTTGAAATGCCTTCCCGTGCCTATGTCTCGGTGTTCGGTTTCAAGGGCCCAGATCAGCAAAAGCCATCACGCGTACTTTCCGGTGGTGAGCGCAACCGCTTGAACCTCGCGCTCACGCTGAAAATGGGTGGCAACCTGTTGCTGCTTGACGAACCAACGAACGACCTCGATGTTGAAACCTTGGGTTCTTTGGAAAACGCACTCCTTGAGTTCCCTGGATGTGCTGTTATTACCTCGCACGATCGCTGGTTCTTGGATCGCATCGCTACGCACATTCTCGCGTACGAAGGTGATTCACAGTGGTTCTGGTACGAAGGAAACTTCGAGAGCTACGAGAAGAACAAGATCGAGCGTCTAGGTGCAGAAGCGGCTCGTCCGCATCGTGCGACCTACCGCAAACTCACACGAGGATAA
- a CDS encoding hotdog domain-containing protein produces MTVVRMMMQRRIADLDGQGHVNNVKYSEYIQEARVNLKNVLLGDLAPGFSQVVAKMEINYKVSLLHGYEPVPLDAWVSRIGNSSYDISYVLYDEQGRVSLTAVGTMVSTGNGGSRPIPEDVRAILESHLEAPAK; encoded by the coding sequence ATGACTGTTGTTCGAATGATGATGCAACGACGCATTGCTGATCTTGATGGCCAGGGCCATGTCAACAATGTGAAGTACAGCGAGTACATCCAAGAGGCGCGGGTGAACCTAAAGAATGTGCTTCTTGGCGACCTTGCACCTGGGTTCTCACAGGTTGTTGCAAAGATGGAAATCAACTACAAGGTGTCACTGCTTCATGGCTATGAGCCAGTGCCACTTGATGCTTGGGTTTCCCGCATTGGAAACAGCTCATACGACATTTCCTATGTGCTGTATGACGAGCAAGGGCGCGTTTCGCTCACCGCAGTGGGAACCATGGTGTCAACGGGCAACGGTGGTTCGCGCCCTATTCCAGAAGATGTTCGAGCAATTCTCGAATCACATCTGGAAGCTCCTGCGAAGTAA
- a CDS encoding glycoside hydrolase family 13 protein, with product MNNPNWWRDAVIYQIYPRSFVDADGDGMGDVQGIISRLDYLQSLNIDALWISPFYASPLHDGGYDVADYRVIDPRLGTVDEVKEMLDQAHARNLKVFFDLVPNHTSVDHAWFQEVLNDPPGSPSWDRYMIREGKGANRELPPNNWTSVFHGAGWTQLEYAGKSTGYWYLHIFDTSQPDLNWENPEVIEEFHSILRFWFDLGVDGFRIDVAHGLRKDPALPDVVLDQSNPDFELLRPYWDQDSVHEVYRGWREIADEYPDKRVFCGEAWVATEERLSLYLRNDELHTCFNFNYLQAGWDAIKMHEVIDQTIATHAKVGAPPTWVLSNHDVIRHRTRLAPIVDGEPDLERGLARARAATLFALSLPGSAYIYQGEELGLEEVTDLAPEVRQDPAWLRSGGTDGKRDGCRVPLPWDASSSSFGFSANGESWLPLPAHWAELTVAQQSDDPDSTLNFYRRTLALRKAEPSLGEGPLQWLDARNPEVLAFQRGETATAVVSVINLGDDLVHLPANLGTEVLATSGDAVAVLDTSDGQHVVIGGETAVWLRAK from the coding sequence ATGAACAATCCCAACTGGTGGCGTGACGCCGTCATTTATCAGATTTATCCTCGCTCGTTTGTGGATGCAGATGGCGATGGCATGGGTGATGTTCAAGGAATCATCAGCCGCTTGGATTACTTGCAGTCACTCAACATTGACGCCTTGTGGATTTCACCGTTTTACGCATCACCTCTACATGATGGCGGTTATGACGTAGCTGACTACCGAGTCATTGATCCACGCTTGGGCACCGTTGATGAAGTGAAAGAAATGCTTGATCAAGCACATGCGCGAAACCTCAAAGTTTTCTTTGACTTAGTTCCTAACCACACGAGCGTTGATCATGCGTGGTTCCAAGAAGTATTGAATGACCCTCCCGGCTCACCCTCATGGGATCGCTACATGATTCGAGAAGGCAAGGGTGCCAACCGAGAGTTACCGCCGAATAACTGGACAAGTGTCTTTCACGGAGCCGGCTGGACTCAGCTTGAATATGCGGGAAAATCAACTGGATATTGGTACTTGCACATCTTCGATACATCACAGCCTGACCTGAACTGGGAAAACCCTGAAGTCATTGAAGAGTTCCATTCAATTTTGCGCTTCTGGTTTGACCTTGGTGTTGATGGCTTCCGCATCGATGTTGCGCATGGCCTGCGCAAAGATCCTGCGCTCCCTGATGTTGTTCTTGATCAATCAAATCCTGATTTTGAATTATTGCGCCCCTACTGGGATCAAGACAGCGTGCATGAGGTGTACCGAGGTTGGCGCGAAATCGCTGACGAGTACCCCGACAAGCGAGTCTTCTGCGGTGAAGCATGGGTGGCAACAGAAGAGCGTCTCTCGCTCTATTTACGCAATGATGAATTGCATACCTGCTTCAACTTCAACTACCTGCAAGCTGGGTGGGATGCAATAAAGATGCATGAAGTGATTGACCAGACAATTGCGACGCACGCAAAGGTCGGCGCTCCCCCAACGTGGGTGCTGTCCAATCACGATGTGATTCGGCATCGCACTCGCTTAGCACCGATTGTCGATGGTGAACCAGACCTTGAGCGCGGACTTGCTCGGGCGCGCGCTGCAACCTTGTTTGCGCTTTCGCTTCCAGGTTCTGCGTACATCTATCAAGGTGAAGAACTCGGACTTGAGGAAGTCACAGATCTGGCTCCTGAAGTGCGCCAAGATCCCGCTTGGCTACGCAGTGGCGGTACTGATGGCAAGCGCGATGGCTGCCGCGTGCCACTTCCTTGGGATGCCAGCTCATCAAGTTTTGGGTTCAGCGCAAATGGTGAATCTTGGCTGCCGCTCCCTGCACATTGGGCTGAGCTGACGGTTGCGCAACAAAGCGATGATCCAGATTCAACCTTGAACTTTTATCGCCGCACGCTTGCGTTACGTAAAGCCGAACCAAGTTTGGGTGAGGGCCCATTGCAGTGGCTTGATGCACGAAATCCAGAAGTCTTAGCCTTCCAACGAGGCGAAACTGCAACTGCGGTTGTTTCCGTCATCAATCTTGGCGATGACCTCGTTCATTTACCCGCAAATTTGGGCACTGAAGTGCTTGCGACTTCAGGTGATGCCGTTGCAGTACTCGACACCTCAGATGGTCAACATGTAGTGATCGGTGGAGAAACTGCGGTGTGGCTGCGCGCGAAGTAA
- a CDS encoding globin, whose protein sequence is MSTAPTPYELFGGAAFFQSLVHAFYERVARDQILRPMYPEDDLGPAEQRLLMFLEQYWGGPKTYSDERGHPRLRMRHAPFPVDSIARDRWLSLMHDSLVEQKLPAAHEEELWQYFVAAAFGMQNIYDDRPSPFES, encoded by the coding sequence ATGAGCACAGCGCCCACTCCGTATGAACTCTTCGGTGGTGCTGCGTTCTTTCAGAGTTTGGTTCACGCCTTCTACGAGCGCGTGGCTCGGGATCAAATCCTGCGTCCGATGTACCCCGAAGATGACCTTGGACCAGCAGAACAGCGCCTGTTGATGTTCCTCGAGCAATATTGGGGCGGACCAAAAACCTATAGTGACGAACGCGGTCATCCACGATTGCGCATGCGCCATGCGCCATTTCCTGTTGATTCCATTGCGCGTGATCGCTGGCTGAGCCTGATGCACGATTCACTTGTTGAACAAAAACTTCCCGCTGCGCATGAAGAAGAACTCTGGCAGTACTTCGTTGCTGCAGCATTTGGCATGCAAAACATTTATGACGATCGCCCATCACCCTTTGAAAGCTAA
- a CDS encoding SDR family oxidoreductase — protein MTRCLVTGATGYVGGRLIPELLAKGYEVRVLARSPEKLRDIPWSEQVEIVTGDALDPDAVNTALNDVDVAYYLLHSLQQGPDLEASEVAMAKVFADAAKQQRVGKLIYLGGLAPVLDEADMSPHMRSRVHVGQTLRDSGVPMIELRAAVIIGSGSASFEMLRYLTERLPAMITPRWVRTKTQPIAIRDVLRYLVESAALPPEVSRAFDIGGPDVMTYQGMMQTYAKVAGLRRRIILPINLLSPQLSSHWINLVTPVPRSIARPLVRSLRHPAVCTNDDIKQYIPDPEGGLLTFADAVGRALTRIRDAKVTTRWSGASLSGTPSEPLPTDPSWSGGTLYNDVRVVESTATPEELWHAVERIGGDNGWYAANFLWWVRGVFDKAIGGVGLRRGRRDPNTLLVGEPVDFWRVEERTYPSLLRLRAEMKMPGKAWLEFRVEPGANGGSVLHQRAVFWPRGLAGHSYWWAVAPFHAFVFPPMARRIVEQAQTFTEESGTIRQ, from the coding sequence ATGACTCGCTGCCTGGTGACCGGTGCAACTGGTTACGTGGGCGGGCGCCTGATTCCTGAACTTCTTGCCAAAGGCTATGAAGTCCGAGTGCTGGCGCGGTCACCTGAAAAACTTCGAGATATTCCTTGGAGCGAACAGGTTGAAATTGTTACGGGCGATGCCTTAGATCCTGATGCAGTCAATACCGCACTGAACGATGTTGATGTTGCTTACTACCTTTTACATTCCTTGCAACAAGGTCCTGATCTTGAAGCGAGCGAAGTTGCGATGGCCAAAGTTTTTGCCGACGCCGCCAAACAACAACGCGTGGGCAAACTCATTTATCTCGGCGGACTCGCACCAGTTCTTGATGAAGCCGACATGTCACCGCATATGCGATCGCGGGTTCATGTTGGTCAAACTCTGCGCGATAGCGGAGTACCGATGATCGAATTACGAGCTGCAGTCATTATTGGTTCAGGATCGGCGTCATTTGAAATGTTGCGCTACCTGACTGAACGCTTGCCAGCAATGATCACACCTCGCTGGGTGCGCACGAAAACTCAACCCATCGCGATTCGCGATGTCTTGCGATACCTAGTAGAAAGCGCAGCGCTTCCACCTGAAGTCAGTCGGGCCTTCGATATCGGCGGACCTGATGTGATGACCTATCAAGGCATGATGCAGACCTACGCCAAAGTAGCTGGTCTTCGCCGCCGCATCATCTTGCCGATCAACTTGCTCTCGCCTCAGTTATCTAGCCACTGGATCAATCTGGTCACACCTGTTCCACGATCAATTGCTCGCCCACTCGTGCGTTCATTACGCCATCCCGCGGTGTGCACTAATGACGACATTAAGCAGTACATCCCTGATCCCGAAGGCGGGTTGTTGACCTTTGCGGATGCTGTCGGACGAGCACTCACTCGAATTCGTGATGCGAAAGTTACTACTCGATGGAGTGGTGCATCACTGAGCGGAACACCCAGTGAGCCGCTACCTACTGATCCATCGTGGTCAGGCGGAACTCTCTACAACGACGTTCGCGTTGTGGAATCAACCGCTACACCTGAGGAACTTTGGCACGCTGTCGAGCGCATTGGTGGTGACAACGGTTGGTATGCGGCCAACTTCCTGTGGTGGGTGCGTGGAGTCTTTGACAAAGCCATTGGTGGGGTGGGCTTACGTCGAGGACGCCGCGATCCCAACACTTTGCTCGTTGGTGAACCGGTCGATTTCTGGCGCGTTGAAGAACGCACCTACCCATCGCTTCTCCGCTTACGTGCAGAAATGAAAATGCCAGGAAAGGCCTGGCTTGAGTTTCGGGTGGAACCTGGAGCCAATGGCGGTTCGGTCCTCCATCAACGGGCGGTGTTTTGGCCTCGCGGACTCGCGGGCCACAGTTATTGGTGGGCTGTTGCCCCATTCCATGCCTTTGTCTTTCCACCCATGGCCAGACGAATCGTGGAGCAGGCGCAAACGTTTACAGAGGAATCAGGCACAATAAGGCAATGA